In a genomic window of Stakelama saccharophila:
- a CDS encoding putative bifunctional diguanylate cyclase/phosphodiesterase, which produces MTHRTTSPFTRTRSDFRGLIGLGDFADSAEWAPIRAAQLSAAGRLAWIVFVVNLAGVALVTMLFRHDLPAAILLPWAGLAIGLSAAIAIRRMAGRNHSRITATAARLRESALEGLLLALFWVVPALGFVPQVDPLTGQTFWLVLAVQMMTAAFALSAVPLAAIAFIGVTGAAAAASLLLSAQDVLGGTMVFVTLLSLVASLERGRMMVRLRASEIALSERDETVSLLLGEFEEAEADWLWEIDAQRRVVRAGPRLARTFGLDPAAINGTSFLALLAGPTWESGNVAAGLRDLAEKLKRRDSFRDLLLPVYAQGQEFWWEISASPRFDENGQCIGFRGVGSDVTEARRSADKINRMARYDTLTGLPNRLLINETLAAAIAESEKWGGRAGFMMIDLDRFKAVNDTLGHPVGDRLLSRVSGRLKRIVGDTGMVGRLGGDEFAVVLPDAWDSARIDQLARTIIDALSRPYEVDQHTLYIGASVGIAIGPRDGRTAEMLIRSADLALYRSKDAGGGIFHAYEPQLHAAAEERRVLEIALRSALKNDQLHLLYQPVVDAGTGALKGFEALLRWTHPEFGVISPAKFVPLAEDARLIAPIGEWVLRTACNEAAKWKDDIRVAVNVSPEQLHSPNFVNMVAQTLAQSGLSADRLELEVTESVFLREGTGTVQVLDRLIDLGVRLSLDDFGTGYSPLGNLSRTRFSTIKIDRAFVQDAARNVREAVAIVRAVVALADSLGMATTAEGVESEEEHLMIQRLGCTRAQGYFFGRPLPVEEARGLATGDRASRAA; this is translated from the coding sequence GTGACGCATCGAACGACCTCGCCATTCACCCGCACGCGAAGCGATTTCCGGGGCCTGATCGGACTCGGCGATTTTGCCGATTCGGCCGAGTGGGCGCCGATCCGCGCTGCGCAGCTCAGCGCCGCCGGGCGGCTGGCCTGGATCGTCTTCGTGGTGAATCTCGCAGGCGTGGCACTCGTGACGATGCTGTTCCGTCACGACCTTCCCGCCGCGATCCTGCTGCCCTGGGCGGGCCTGGCGATCGGCCTGTCGGCCGCGATCGCGATTCGCCGCATGGCCGGGCGCAACCACAGCCGCATCACCGCGACCGCGGCCCGCCTGCGCGAATCGGCGCTGGAGGGCCTTTTGCTCGCACTGTTCTGGGTCGTTCCGGCACTCGGCTTCGTGCCTCAGGTCGATCCGCTGACCGGTCAGACCTTCTGGCTCGTCCTCGCCGTCCAGATGATGACGGCGGCCTTCGCGCTCAGCGCGGTGCCGCTGGCCGCAATCGCGTTCATCGGCGTGACGGGCGCGGCGGCGGCCGCATCGCTGCTTCTGTCCGCGCAGGACGTGCTGGGCGGGACAATGGTGTTCGTGACCCTGCTGTCCCTGGTCGCGAGTCTGGAGCGCGGCCGCATGATGGTACGGCTCAGGGCGAGCGAGATCGCCCTGTCCGAACGCGACGAAACGGTCAGCCTGCTGCTCGGCGAATTCGAGGAGGCCGAAGCCGACTGGTTGTGGGAAATCGACGCGCAGCGCCGCGTCGTGCGCGCCGGCCCGCGCCTCGCCCGCACCTTCGGCCTCGATCCCGCCGCCATCAACGGCACGTCCTTTCTGGCGCTGCTCGCCGGGCCGACCTGGGAAAGCGGCAACGTCGCCGCGGGCCTGCGCGACCTGGCCGAAAAGCTGAAACGCCGCGACAGCTTCCGCGACCTGCTGCTGCCCGTTTATGCCCAGGGCCAGGAATTTTGGTGGGAAATCTCGGCCAGTCCGCGGTTCGACGAGAACGGCCAGTGCATCGGCTTTCGCGGCGTCGGCTCCGACGTCACGGAGGCCCGGCGCAGCGCCGACAAGATCAACCGCATGGCCCGCTACGACACGCTGACCGGCCTGCCCAACCGCCTGCTCATCAACGAAACGCTGGCGGCGGCGATCGCGGAATCGGAAAAATGGGGCGGCCGCGCCGGCTTCATGATGATCGACCTCGACCGGTTCAAGGCGGTCAACGACACGCTCGGCCATCCCGTCGGCGACCGCCTTCTCAGCCGCGTATCGGGCCGGTTGAAGCGCATCGTGGGCGACACCGGCATGGTCGGCCGGCTGGGCGGGGACGAATTCGCCGTCGTCCTGCCCGATGCGTGGGATTCCGCGCGGATCGACCAGCTCGCCAGAACGATCATCGATGCGCTGTCGCGCCCCTATGAGGTCGACCAGCACACGCTGTATATCGGCGCCAGTGTCGGCATCGCGATCGGCCCGCGCGACGGCCGGACGGCGGAAATGCTGATCCGCTCCGCCGACCTCGCCCTCTATCGGTCGAAGGACGCGGGCGGCGGCATCTTCCATGCTTATGAACCGCAGCTTCATGCCGCGGCGGAGGAACGGCGCGTGCTGGAGATCGCGCTGCGCAGCGCGCTCAAGAACGATCAGCTTCACCTGCTCTATCAGCCGGTGGTCGATGCCGGCACCGGCGCGCTGAAGGGGTTCGAGGCGCTGTTGCGCTGGACGCATCCCGAATTCGGCGTCATCTCGCCCGCGAAATTCGTGCCGCTGGCCGAGGATGCGCGCCTGATCGCACCGATCGGCGAATGGGTGCTGCGCACCGCCTGCAACGAAGCGGCGAAGTGGAAGGACGATATCCGCGTCGCAGTCAATGTTTCGCCCGAACAGTTGCACAGCCCGAACTTCGTCAACATGGTGGCGCAGACGCTGGCGCAGAGCGGCCTCAGCGCCGACCGGCTGGAGCTGGAAGTGACCGAGAGCGTCTTCCTGCGCGAAGGAACGGGCACGGTACAGGTGCTCGACCGGCTGATCGACCTCGGCGTTCGCCTCAGCCTCGACGATTTCGGCACCGGCTATTCCCCGCTCGGCAATCTGTCGCGCACGCGCTTTTCCACCATCAAGATCGACCGCGCCTTCGTCCAGGACGCAGCGCGCAACGTGCGCGAAGCGGTGGCGATCGTCCGCGCGGTCGTGGCGCTGGCCGACAGTCTGGGCATGGCCACCACGGCGGAAGGCGTGGAGTCGGAAGAAGAGCATCTGATGATCCAGCGGCTCGGCTGTACCAGGGCGCAGGGCTACTTCTTCGGCCGCCCGCTCCCGGTGGAGGAAGCACGCGGCCTCGCCACCGGCGACCGCGCCAGCCGCGCGGCCTGA
- a CDS encoding DUF2891 domain-containing protein — MNRLTEETARRFAALTLDHVGREFPNKLDHVMAGPDDVRAPSDLHPVFYGSFDWHSCVHGWWQLLRLARAFPDMTEAAAIRARADAMLTPERIAGEAAYLDRPESAGFERPYGWAWLLALHGEAERHDAPWAEALAPLAARFARRFRDFLPRLTYPIRVGTHFNIAFALVLARDWAEARDLPLMHAIDERAGAWFGADRDCQAWEPGGDEFLSPALIEALLMSRVLAGSAFPAWFDAFLPAAAQGQPDTLFTPVTVSDRSDGKIAHLDGLNLSRAWCWRSLARALGEGHPVGPLAQDSAGRHLVASLPHIADDYMGTHWLASFALLALTA, encoded by the coding sequence ATGAACCGACTGACCGAGGAAACCGCCCGGCGCTTCGCCGCCCTGACGCTCGACCATGTCGGGCGCGAATTTCCCAACAAGCTGGATCACGTGATGGCGGGGCCGGACGATGTCCGCGCGCCGTCCGACCTGCACCCGGTCTTTTACGGCAGCTTCGACTGGCATAGCTGCGTGCATGGCTGGTGGCAGTTGCTGCGGCTGGCACGCGCCTTTCCCGACATGACGGAGGCGGCTGCGATCCGGGCGCGGGCCGATGCCATGCTGACGCCCGAAAGGATCGCGGGCGAGGCCGCCTATCTCGACCGGCCGGAGAGCGCCGGGTTCGAGCGGCCTTATGGCTGGGCCTGGCTGCTGGCGCTGCACGGCGAGGCGGAGCGCCACGATGCGCCCTGGGCCGAGGCGCTGGCGCCGCTCGCCGCGCGGTTCGCACGCAGGTTCCGCGACTTCCTGCCGCGCCTTACCTATCCGATCCGGGTCGGCACGCATTTCAACATCGCCTTCGCCCTCGTGCTGGCACGCGACTGGGCCGAGGCGCGCGACCTCCCGCTCATGCACGCGATCGACGAGCGGGCGGGCGCATGGTTCGGGGCGGACCGCGATTGTCAGGCGTGGGAACCGGGCGGCGATGAGTTCCTGTCGCCGGCGCTGATCGAGGCGCTGTTGATGAGCCGCGTGCTGGCGGGCTCTGCGTTTCCGGCCTGGTTCGACGCCTTTCTGCCGGCAGCGGCGCAGGGGCAGCCGGACACGCTGTTCACGCCCGTCACGGTGTCGGATCGCAGCGACGGCAAGATCGCGCATCTCGACGGCCTGAACCTCAGCCGCGCCTGGTGCTGGCGGTCGCTGGCGCGGGCGCTGGGGGAGGGGCATCCGGTCGGGCCGCTGGCGCAGGACAGCGCCGGGCGGCACCTGGTCGCCAGCCTGCCGCACATCGCCGACGACTATATGGGCACACACTGGCTGGCGAGCTTCGCGCTGCTGGCGCTGACCGCCTGA
- a CDS encoding DUF979 domain-containing protein: MIGLNFVYTVAGLAFAAFALSALAVRPRKWANAAFYLLIATSFLAGDLLGDVGNGVLVLALVALAASGRMRGGEAREGAVRPRGSRLFLPALLIPVAALVGTLVFKQLPAWFDPRETTLVALTAGVLLALAVCYAWLRPGTAMPFHDGRRLMDDVSWAAILPQMLASLGAVFALSGMGDVVGDLVTQVIPSGSLAGAVIVYGLGMAAFTIIMGNAFAAFPVMATAIGIPLLVNGFGGDPAPVAAVGMLAGFCGTLLTPMAANFNLVPAALLDLKDRGGVIKAQAATALPLLAFNIVFLYLVLR; encoded by the coding sequence ATGATCGGCCTCAACTTCGTCTATACCGTCGCCGGACTGGCCTTTGCCGCCTTCGCGCTGTCGGCGCTGGCGGTTCGGCCGCGCAAATGGGCCAATGCCGCCTTCTACTTGCTGATCGCGACCAGCTTTCTGGCCGGCGATCTGCTGGGCGATGTCGGCAACGGCGTCCTGGTGCTGGCGCTGGTCGCGCTGGCGGCAAGCGGCCGGATGCGCGGCGGCGAGGCGCGCGAGGGCGCAGTGCGACCGCGCGGATCCAGGCTGTTCCTGCCGGCGCTGCTGATCCCGGTGGCGGCACTGGTCGGCACGCTCGTCTTCAAGCAATTGCCGGCATGGTTCGACCCCAGAGAGACGACACTCGTCGCGCTGACGGCGGGCGTGTTGCTGGCGCTGGCGGTCTGCTATGCCTGGCTGCGGCCGGGGACCGCGATGCCGTTTCACGACGGGCGGCGGCTGATGGACGATGTGAGCTGGGCGGCGATCCTGCCGCAGATGCTGGCGAGCCTGGGGGCGGTGTTCGCGCTTTCGGGCATGGGCGACGTCGTTGGCGATCTGGTGACGCAAGTGATCCCGTCGGGCAGCCTGGCGGGCGCGGTGATCGTCTACGGCCTGGGCATGGCGGCGTTCACGATCATCATGGGCAATGCCTTCGCCGCCTTTCCGGTAATGGCGACCGCGATCGGCATTCCGCTGCTGGTCAATGGCTTCGGCGGCGATCCGGCGCCGGTCGCGGCGGTCGGGATGCTGGCGGGCTTTTGCGGCACGCTGCTGACGCCGATGGCGGCCAATTTCAACCTGGTGCCGGCGGCGCTGCTCGACCTGAAGGATCGCGGCGGCGTGATCAAGGCGCAGGCGGCGACAGCGCTGCCGCTGCTCGCGTTCAACATCGTGTTCCTGTACCTGGTATTGCGATGA
- a CDS encoding DUF969 domain-containing protein — protein MLVLAGIAVIALGFLLRFNPLLVVAVSALVTGLAAGLDPVAVLAAFGRAFNDSRYVTVIYIVLPVIGLLERYGLQRRARELIARLKRATTGRLLIGYMLFRQLTAAVGLNSIAGPAQTVRPLIAPMAQAAAELQTGGDGESERVKAMAAATDNVGLFFGEDIFIAIGSILLMKGVLENYGIDIEPFHLSLWAIPTAIAAAIVHGTRLLLLDRSLKRKRA, from the coding sequence ATGCTGGTGCTGGCCGGCATCGCGGTGATCGCGCTGGGGTTCCTGTTACGGTTCAATCCGTTGCTGGTGGTGGCCGTATCGGCGCTGGTCACCGGGCTGGCGGCGGGGCTGGACCCGGTGGCGGTGCTCGCCGCCTTCGGCAGGGCGTTCAACGACAGCCGCTACGTCACCGTCATCTACATCGTCCTGCCGGTGATCGGCCTGCTGGAACGCTATGGCCTGCAGCGCCGCGCGCGCGAACTGATCGCCAGGCTGAAACGGGCGACAACGGGGCGGCTGCTGATCGGGTACATGCTGTTCCGCCAACTGACCGCGGCGGTGGGCCTGAACTCGATCGCCGGCCCGGCGCAGACGGTGCGCCCGCTGATCGCGCCGATGGCCCAGGCGGCGGCCGAGCTTCAGACCGGCGGCGACGGCGAATCCGAACGGGTGAAGGCAATGGCGGCGGCGACCGACAATGTCGGGCTGTTCTTCGGCGAGGACATCTTCATCGCCATCGGATCGATCCTGCTGATGAAAGGCGTGCTGGAGAATTACGGCATCGACATCGAGCCGTTTCACCTGTCGTTATGGGCGATCCCGACCGCGATCGCCGCCGCCATCGTTCACGGGACGCGGCTGCTGCTGCTCGACCGCTCGTTGAAGCGCAAGCGCGCATGA
- the secE gene encoding preprotein translocase subunit SecE produces MAKTSPVEFMRQVRAETAKVVWPTRRETIMTAIMVMVMTTALGLFFLGVDSIFDAVVKALLSLA; encoded by the coding sequence GTGGCGAAGACTTCCCCCGTCGAATTCATGCGTCAGGTCCGTGCGGAGACCGCGAAGGTCGTCTGGCCGACGCGGCGCGAAACGATCATGACCGCGATCATGGTGATGGTGATGACGACGGCGCTGGGGCTGTTCTTCCTCGGCGTGGATTCGATCTTCGACGCGGTCGTCAAGGCGCTGCTGTCGCTGGCCTGA
- the nusG gene encoding transcription termination/antitermination protein NusG produces MARWYIIHAYSGFENKVRDAIMAEATRLGLEAGVESVEVPTETVTEVRRGKKVQAERKFFPGYVLAKLNMNDDVYHLVKNTPKVTGFLGSSGKPQPITEAEAARILNTKEEAAAAPKQQIKIDYEIGDSVKVLEGPFASFNGLVEELDFDKSKVKVSVSIFGRATPVELDFEQVERSK; encoded by the coding sequence ATGGCGCGCTGGTACATCATTCACGCCTATTCGGGCTTCGAGAACAAGGTTCGCGACGCGATCATGGCGGAGGCGACGCGCCTCGGCCTCGAAGCCGGCGTCGAATCGGTCGAGGTGCCGACGGAAACGGTGACCGAGGTCCGCCGCGGCAAGAAGGTCCAGGCGGAGCGCAAGTTCTTCCCCGGCTATGTGCTGGCGAAGCTCAACATGAACGACGACGTCTATCACCTGGTGAAGAACACGCCCAAGGTGACGGGATTCCTGGGGTCGTCGGGCAAGCCGCAGCCGATCACCGAGGCGGAGGCCGCGCGCATCCTCAACACCAAGGAGGAAGCAGCCGCCGCGCCGAAGCAGCAGATCAAGATCGACTATGAAATCGGCGATTCGGTCAAGGTGCTCGAAGGGCCCTTCGCCAGCTTCAACGGCCTGGTCGAGGAACTCGATTTCGACAAGTCGAAGGTCAAGGTCTCCGTCTCGATCTTCGGCCGCGCGACGCCGGTCGAACTGGATTTCGAGCAGGTGGAGCGGTCGAAATGA
- the rplK gene encoding 50S ribosomal protein L11: protein MAKKITGYIKLQVPAGTANPSPPIGPALGQRGVNIMEFCKAFNAATGDLEKGAPIPTVITVYADRSFSFTTKTPPATFLIKKAANIKSGAKEPGKNTIGKIKRSALQQIAETKMKDLNANDMDAATRIIEGSAKAMGLEVVEG from the coding sequence ATGGCCAAGAAAATTACCGGCTATATCAAGCTGCAGGTGCCGGCCGGCACCGCCAATCCCTCGCCGCCGATCGGCCCTGCTCTGGGCCAGCGCGGCGTGAACATCATGGAATTCTGCAAGGCGTTCAACGCCGCGACCGGCGACCTGGAAAAGGGCGCGCCGATCCCGACCGTGATCACCGTCTATGCGGACCGTTCCTTCTCCTTCACGACGAAGACGCCGCCGGCGACCTTCCTCATCAAGAAGGCGGCGAACATCAAGTCGGGTGCCAAGGAACCGGGCAAGAACACGATCGGCAAGATCAAGCGCTCCGCGCTGCAGCAGATTGCCGAGACGAAGATGAAGGACCTGAACGCCAACGACATGGATGCGGCGACCCGCATCATCGAAGGCAGCGCAAAGGCCATGGGCCTCGAAGTGGTGGAGGGCTGA
- the rplA gene encoding 50S ribosomal protein L1 — MAKLTKKQKAWDVDGEKLHQVDEAIALVKKNATAKFDETIEVALNLGVDPRHADQMVRGVVQLPKGTGKTVRVGVFAKGAKAEEAKEAGADIVGAEDLMEQIQGGTIDFDRCIATPDMMGVVGRLGKVLGPKGLMPNPKLGTVTMDVAEAVKAAKGGQVEYRVEKAGIIHSGIGKASFSDADLRENFNALVDAVVKAKPTGAKGKYVKKIALSSSMGPGVKVDTTEVAAA; from the coding sequence ATGGCAAAGCTGACCAAGAAGCAGAAGGCCTGGGACGTCGACGGCGAAAAGCTGCACCAGGTGGACGAGGCGATCGCGCTGGTGAAGAAGAACGCCACCGCCAAGTTCGACGAAACGATCGAGGTTGCGCTCAACCTGGGCGTCGATCCGCGCCACGCCGACCAGATGGTCCGCGGCGTCGTGCAACTGCCCAAGGGCACCGGCAAGACCGTGCGCGTCGGCGTCTTCGCCAAGGGCGCGAAGGCGGAAGAGGCGAAGGAAGCCGGAGCCGATATCGTCGGCGCCGAGGACCTGATGGAGCAGATCCAGGGCGGCACGATCGATTTCGACCGCTGCATCGCCACGCCGGACATGATGGGCGTCGTCGGTCGCCTCGGCAAGGTGCTGGGTCCCAAGGGCCTGATGCCGAACCCGAAGCTCGGCACGGTGACCATGGATGTGGCCGAAGCCGTGAAGGCGGCCAAGGGCGGTCAGGTCGAATATCGCGTCGAAAAGGCCGGCATCATCCATTCCGGCATCGGCAAGGCGAGTTTCTCCGACGCCGACCTGCGTGAGAATTTCAACGCACTCGTCGACGCCGTCGTCAAGGCCAAGCCGACCGGCGCGAAGGGCAAGTATGTCAAGAAGATCGCGCTCAGTTCCTCCATGGGGCCGGGCGTGAAGGTCGACACCACCGAGGTGGCGGCCGCCTGA
- a CDS encoding cation transporter, whose protein sequence is MADDCCSGKGEAIAELGRVAEQRRVLVIVMIINTMMFAAEFGGGLLARSSSLMADSVDMFGDAVVYALSLYALDRGARWHAGAALAKGAIILVFGAAVTIEIVDKMRNGIAPSSTLMLGFGGVALAANLICLALLWRFRRGEVNMSSSFECSRNDVVSNVGVLIAAGFVAATESVWPDILVGAAIAVIFLRSGWRVLTGAAAAWKAA, encoded by the coding sequence GTGGCCGACGATTGTTGTTCCGGAAAAGGCGAGGCGATCGCCGAACTGGGCCGGGTGGCGGAACAGCGCCGCGTGCTGGTGATCGTCATGATCATCAATACCATGATGTTCGCCGCCGAATTCGGCGGCGGCCTGCTGGCGCGGTCGAGTTCGCTGATGGCCGATTCGGTCGACATGTTCGGCGATGCCGTCGTTTATGCGCTGAGCCTCTACGCGCTCGACCGCGGGGCGCGCTGGCATGCGGGCGCGGCGTTGGCGAAGGGCGCGATCATCCTCGTATTCGGCGCCGCGGTGACGATCGAGATCGTCGACAAGATGCGGAACGGGATCGCGCCCTCTTCGACGCTGATGCTCGGTTTCGGCGGCGTCGCGCTCGCCGCCAACCTGATCTGCCTTGCGCTGTTGTGGCGGTTCCGGCGCGGCGAGGTGAACATGTCGAGTTCGTTCGAATGTTCGCGCAACGACGTGGTGTCGAACGTCGGGGTGCTGATCGCTGCCGGGTTCGTCGCGGCGACGGAATCGGTCTGGCCCGACATTCTGGTCGGCGCCGCGATCGCGGTGATCTTCCTGCGATCCGGCTGGCGCGTCCTGACCGGGGCGGCGGCGGCCTGGAAGGCGGCGTAA
- a CDS encoding MerR family transcriptional regulator, protein MKIGDLARATGTRVETIRYYEAEGLLPPPARNAANYRIYEQEHLDRLSFVRRSRALGFSLDQVRTLLRLADDPRASCAEVDAITARHIAEIDRKLADLRALRGELARRLEHCDGPTIADCQILRALSPDGAEA, encoded by the coding sequence ATGAAGATTGGCGATCTCGCGCGCGCCACCGGCACCAGGGTGGAAACCATCCGCTATTACGAGGCGGAAGGATTGCTGCCGCCGCCGGCCCGCAACGCGGCCAACTACCGCATCTACGAGCAGGAGCATCTCGACAGGCTGTCGTTCGTCCGGCGCTCGCGCGCGCTCGGCTTCTCGCTGGATCAGGTCCGCACCCTGTTGCGGCTGGCCGACGATCCGCGCGCGTCCTGTGCCGAAGTCGACGCCATCACCGCACGCCATATCGCCGAGATCGACCGCAAGCTCGCCGACCTCCGGGCGTTGCGCGGCGAGCTGGCCCGGCGGCTCGAACATTGCGACGGGCCGACCATCGCCGATTGCCAAATCCTGCGGGCGCTCTCGCCGGACGGCGCGGAGGCGTGA
- a CDS encoding YnfA family protein: MAEIAGCFAFWAWLRLGRSVWWLVPGCVSLVAFAWLLTLVDVAAAGRAYAAYGGIYIVAALLWLWGAEGVRPDRWDIGGVALCLVGAGFILFAPHGR, encoded by the coding sequence ATGGCCGAAATCGCCGGCTGCTTCGCCTTCTGGGCATGGCTTCGGCTCGGCCGGTCGGTCTGGTGGCTGGTGCCGGGCTGCGTCTCGCTCGTCGCCTTCGCCTGGCTCCTCACGCTGGTCGACGTGGCCGCGGCCGGCCGGGCCTATGCGGCCTATGGCGGCATCTACATCGTGGCGGCGCTTTTGTGGCTATGGGGTGCCGAAGGCGTTCGCCCCGACCGCTGGGACATCGGCGGCGTGGCCCTGTGCCTCGTCGGCGCCGGCTTCATCCTGTTCGCACCGCACGGCCGATAG
- a CDS encoding mechanosensitive ion channel family protein encodes MDFTFAPPGWNSLVETLIGLGIVAAIALVATLLVKQVLLRIVWRLLARMEWDDDLPHLPVMVRRLANIVPATVVSRGVLLVPHLPSALTTVIGNVCSAFVILSLALALGAALSVGNEFYQRRPDAGSRPIKGYIQVLKIIIYGGAVILMAAALMERSPFLFLSGLGAMAAVLMLVFKDTILSLVASVQLTSNDMIRVGDWISMPQLNADGTVIDVALHTVKVQNFDHTIVTIPTYKLISDSFQNWRGMEDSGGRRIRRALHLDQNSVRYLTDEEIAHLEQYSLLRPYLAAKRQDLAKWNDGRATNEQRRLTNIGTLRAYIVAYLREHPDVRQHMPLLVRHLQPTAEGIPLEVYCFIQQTSFVDFEPVQADIFDHLIAMIPEFELRLFQHPTGADFSWAALATRTDDLPLPVGLRRAGGRG; translated from the coding sequence ATGGATTTCACCTTTGCGCCACCGGGCTGGAACAGCCTGGTCGAAACGCTAATCGGCCTCGGCATCGTCGCCGCCATCGCCCTCGTCGCGACGCTGCTCGTCAAGCAGGTATTGCTGCGGATCGTCTGGCGCCTGCTGGCGCGGATGGAATGGGACGACGACCTGCCGCACCTGCCGGTGATGGTGCGCCGCCTGGCCAATATCGTACCGGCGACGGTCGTGTCGCGCGGCGTCCTGCTGGTGCCGCATCTTCCGTCCGCGCTCACGACCGTCATCGGCAATGTCTGCTCGGCATTCGTCATTCTGTCGCTCGCGCTGGCGCTCGGCGCGGCGCTCAGCGTCGGCAACGAATTCTATCAGCGCCGGCCCGATGCGGGCAGCCGGCCGATCAAGGGCTATATCCAGGTCCTGAAGATCATCATCTACGGCGGCGCCGTCATCCTGATGGCGGCCGCACTCATGGAGCGGTCGCCATTCCTGTTCCTGTCCGGGCTGGGAGCGATGGCCGCCGTCCTGATGCTGGTGTTCAAGGACACGATCCTGTCGCTCGTCGCCTCCGTCCAGCTCACCTCCAACGACATGATCCGCGTCGGCGACTGGATCTCCATGCCGCAACTGAACGCCGACGGCACGGTGATCGACGTCGCGCTGCATACGGTGAAGGTGCAGAATTTCGATCACACCATCGTCACCATCCCGACCTACAAGCTGATTTCCGATTCCTTCCAGAATTGGCGCGGGATGGAAGACAGCGGCGGCCGGCGTATCCGCCGCGCGCTGCATCTCGACCAGAACAGCGTGCGCTATCTGACGGACGAGGAGATCGCGCATCTCGAGCAATACAGCCTGCTGCGCCCCTATTTGGCGGCCAAGCGTCAGGACCTGGCGAAGTGGAATGACGGCCGCGCGACGAACGAACAGCGCCGCCTCACCAATATCGGCACGCTGCGCGCCTATATCGTCGCCTATCTGCGCGAACATCCCGACGTGCGCCAGCACATGCCGCTGCTCGTCCGTCACCTCCAGCCCACGGCGGAGGGTATCCCGCTGGAGGTCTATTGCTTCATTCAGCAGACCAGCTTCGTCGACTTCGAGCCGGTACAGGCCGACATTTTCGACCATCTGATCGCGATGATCCCGGAATTCGAGCTGCGCCTGTTCCAGCATCCCACCGGCGCCGATTTCTCCTGGGCCGCGCTTGCGACCCGCACCGACGACCTGCCGCTCCCCGTAGGCCTGCGCCGCGCGGGCGGCAGGGGCTGA